One window from the genome of Nicotiana tomentosiformis chromosome 5, ASM39032v3, whole genome shotgun sequence encodes:
- the LOC138891941 gene encoding uncharacterized protein yields the protein MGGLSGEEETSIPAPKPAKDKKRKKTSPSEDPEPKKKKARKPRKNIILLTEEYVQRLREEDEEEEEDDSGLVARARMSTEAPKSTESVKVAETPSRDEGVSGKDLGEVPESLRIKDASHHIEPTVGTAVEALRDEENAPSDPLRAIEIGGSPLIPSFSEEMIQEARALKTLSIEGAHGMEDPFRDYFTRVEDTTGLSDLEVSTLHREAFSLSRDELNRYEADIQRLTEERNALNLLGNQKEEQIKDLRAELTTAHKDQTDLIKQVMKILKAHGLDSRTVANISISQLQQKIERVEQFHEEVDTIKVESLGWKEGMDRFAAEKKDSSSPIIISRKSASRCQSRRETPEEIHARGFDLTNEIVKARENEAEDGALATSDDDDDDGSKSRSENGEDLDGEEVAPGEDQEPYDFSLLVFCIGS from the exons ATGGGGGGCCTATCTGGTGAGGAAGAGACTTCGATCCCGGCACCGAAACCGGCGAaagacaaaaagaggaaaaagacctCACCCTCTgaggatccagaacctaagaagaagaaggctcgtaagccgaggaagaacatcatcctcctAACCGAAGAGTATGTTCAGCGTCTAagggaggaggatgaagaagaggaagaagacgacTCTGGGCTAGTGGCCCGAGCGAgaatgagcaccgaggccccaaagTCCACTGAATCAGTGAAGGTTGCAGAGACTCCATCTCGAGATGAGGGTGTCTCGGGAAAAGACTTGggcgaagtccccgagtcattgAGGATCAAAGATGCTTCCCACCACATTGAGCCAACTGTGGGTACGGCTGTCGAGGCCCTTCGAgatgaggagaacgccccaagtgatccacttagggcaatagaaattggaggctccccgctaatcccctcattttctgaggagatgattcaagaggctcgggccttgaagaccctctccatCGAAGGAGCCCATGGAATGGAGGATCCCTTCCGTGATTACTTTACTAGGGTCGAAGATACTACCGGCCTGAGTGATTTGGAA GTCTCAACACTTCACCGAGAAGCATTTTCTCTGTCTCGAGACGAACTGAATCGGTACGAGGCCGACATTCAAAGGCTTACAGAAGAGAGGAATGCCCTCAATCTTCTCGGTAATCAAAAAGAAGAAcagatcaaggacctccgagccgaatTGACAACGGCTCACAAAGATCAAACCGACCTGATcaagcaggtaatgaaaattttaaaagctcatgggctcgattcgagaacggtggctaacatttcgATCTCACAGTTACAGCAGAAGATCGAGAGGGTCGAGCAGTTCCACGAGGAGGTAGATACGATAAAAGTGGAGTctttggggtggaaagaaggtatggaccgttttgctgcagaaaaaaaagacagctcgagcccaattatcattaGCCGAAAGTCAGCTTCAAG atgccaatctcggagggaaacccccGAGGAaatccacgctcgaggtttcgatcttaccaacGAGATAGTAAAGGCTAGAGAGAATGAAGCCGAAGATGGGGCGTTGGccacttccgatgatgatgatgatgatggcagcaagagcaggtccgagaatggggaggacctcgatggagaagaagttGCCCCCGGAGAAGATCAAGAACCTTATGATTTTTCACTTTTGGTCTTTTGTATAggatcctga